A single region of the Variovorax paradoxus genome encodes:
- a CDS encoding erythromycin esterase family protein — protein MKPSDISKEAEALRSAAHPMEGNPCDHDALLELIGDAHYVLLGEASHGTQEFYAERASITRRLLAEKGFNAVAIEGDWPDAYRVNRYVRGASDDTSAAEALSGFRRFPTWMWRNEEVARFVEWQRAFNDSAPPQGKTGFYGLDLYSLSGSMEAVLAYFERTDPDAARLARERYGCFDRFGDRGQMYGLMAGVGNTASCQQAVVDMLLEMRRAAGEAWRSGNTANEEDAFNAEQNARLVKNAEAYYRSMYLSDVSSWNLRDRHMVETLGEVERHLWRGSERPKIVVWAHNSHLGDARATEMGEERGELNVGQLVRERQGRDAVLVGFTTHTGTVMAASDWGAPAERKQVLPSRPDSYEALMHQTGFERFMLPLRGEGSHYFALREQRLERAIGVIYRPETERQSHYFFARLPVQFDALLHIDRTQAVVPLDRDAAPDDAGLPETYPSGK, from the coding sequence ATGAAACCATCCGATATTTCGAAGGAAGCGGAAGCGCTGCGCTCGGCGGCGCACCCGATGGAAGGAAACCCTTGCGACCATGACGCCCTGCTCGAACTGATCGGCGATGCGCACTATGTGCTGCTCGGCGAGGCCTCGCATGGCACGCAGGAGTTCTACGCCGAGCGCGCCAGCATCACGCGGCGCCTGCTGGCCGAGAAGGGCTTCAACGCCGTGGCCATCGAAGGCGACTGGCCCGATGCCTATCGCGTGAATCGCTATGTCAGGGGGGCCAGCGATGACACCAGCGCGGCCGAGGCACTCTCCGGCTTTCGGCGCTTTCCCACCTGGATGTGGCGCAACGAAGAGGTAGCGCGCTTCGTCGAATGGCAGCGTGCCTTCAACGACTCCGCGCCGCCGCAGGGAAAAACCGGCTTCTACGGGCTCGACCTGTACAGCCTCTCGGGCTCCATGGAAGCCGTGCTCGCGTACTTCGAGCGAACCGATCCCGATGCGGCCCGGCTTGCGCGCGAGCGTTATGGCTGCTTCGACCGCTTCGGCGACCGTGGCCAGATGTACGGCCTGATGGCCGGCGTCGGCAACACGGCCTCCTGCCAGCAGGCCGTGGTCGACATGCTGCTTGAAATGCGGCGTGCCGCCGGCGAGGCCTGGCGCAGCGGCAACACGGCCAACGAGGAAGACGCGTTCAATGCGGAGCAGAACGCGCGCCTCGTGAAAAATGCCGAGGCGTACTACCGCTCGATGTACCTGAGCGACGTTTCATCCTGGAACCTGCGCGACCGGCACATGGTCGAGACGCTGGGCGAAGTGGAGCGCCATCTCTGGCGCGGCAGCGAGCGCCCGAAGATCGTGGTGTGGGCCCACAACTCGCACCTGGGCGATGCGCGTGCCACCGAGATGGGCGAGGAGCGCGGCGAGCTCAACGTCGGACAGCTGGTGCGCGAACGCCAGGGCCGCGATGCGGTGCTGGTGGGCTTTACCACCCACACCGGCACCGTGATGGCGGCTTCCGACTGGGGGGCACCCGCCGAACGGAAGCAGGTTCTGCCCTCGCGGCCGGACAGCTACGAGGCGTTGATGCACCAGACCGGATTCGAACGCTTCATGCTGCCCCTGCGCGGCGAAGGGAGCCACTATTTCGCGCTGCGGGAGCAGCGGCTGGAACGCGCCATCGGCGTCATCTACCGGCCCGAGACCGAGCGGCAGAGCCACTACTTCTTCGCGCGGCTGCCGGTGCAGTTCGATGCGCTGCTGCATATCGATCGGACCCAGGCGGTGGTCCCGCTGGACCGCGATGCCGCGCCTGACGACGCGGGCCTGCCAGAGACATATCCGTCCGGCAAATAG
- a CDS encoding phosphoribosyltransferase has protein sequence MAFEYFRNRQHAGRVLAQELAIYAVRPDVIVLALPRGGTPVAYEVAQALQAPLDVLVVRKLGVPGHEEYAMGAIASGGEQVLDGNLVRELGIGAKAVDEVVSNEQHELERRERTYRGDRPAPDLAGRIVILVDDGLATGATMRVAVRAVRQQEPARVVVAAPVASPEACALLHGEADDVVCAEIPDPFLGVGRWYLDFSQTSDEEVCRLLEEASRPRTRQPEDLAR, from the coding sequence ATGGCATTCGAGTATTTCAGGAACCGGCAGCACGCGGGCCGCGTGCTCGCCCAGGAGCTGGCCATCTATGCCGTCAGGCCCGACGTGATCGTGCTGGCCCTGCCGCGCGGCGGCACGCCGGTTGCGTATGAAGTGGCCCAGGCGCTCCAGGCGCCGCTGGACGTTCTGGTGGTGCGCAAGCTGGGCGTGCCGGGCCATGAGGAATACGCCATGGGCGCCATTGCGAGCGGCGGCGAACAGGTGCTCGATGGCAATCTTGTGCGCGAGCTCGGCATAGGCGCCAAGGCGGTCGATGAAGTGGTGAGCAACGAACAACATGAGCTTGAGCGGCGCGAACGTACCTACCGCGGCGACCGGCCCGCGCCCGACCTGGCGGGCCGCATCGTCATCCTTGTGGACGACGGGCTTGCCACGGGTGCCACCATGCGCGTGGCCGTGCGCGCGGTGCGCCAGCAGGAACCGGCCCGTGTCGTCGTTGCGGCGCCTGTCGCATCCCCCGAAGCCTGCGCGCTTTTGCACGGCGAGGCGGACGATGTCGTTTGCGCCGAGATTCCCGACCCTTTCCTGGGTGTCGGCCGGTGGTACCTCGACTTTTCCCAGACCAGCGACGAGGAGGTATGCCGCCTGCTCGAAGAAGCGAGCCGCCCCCGCACGCGGCAGCCCGAGGACCTTGCACGATGA
- a CDS encoding Hsp20/alpha crystallin family protein → MNSNTSPRVAESKELARKENARYSDAALTPPVDVIEDSGGITLFADLPGVSREKLGLHVASDTLTIEAESDLAVPEGLESSHTEVGLGRFRRVFTLSKELDTAAISAELKQGVLKLRIPKAEHAQPRRIEIQAA, encoded by the coding sequence ATGAACAGCAACACATCGCCTCGCGTCGCCGAATCGAAAGAGCTCGCCCGCAAGGAGAACGCGCGCTACAGCGACGCCGCCCTCACGCCGCCAGTCGACGTGATCGAGGACAGCGGCGGCATCACGCTCTTTGCCGACCTGCCCGGCGTCTCGCGCGAGAAGCTCGGCCTGCACGTGGCGTCCGACACGCTGACCATCGAGGCGGAGTCCGACCTGGCCGTTCCGGAGGGGCTGGAATCCAGCCACACGGAGGTGGGCCTCGGCCGCTTCCGCCGCGTGTTCACGCTGAGCAAGGAGCTGGACACGGCCGCGATCTCGGCTGAACTGAAGCAGGGTGTGCTGAAACTGCGCATTCCGAAGGCCGAGCACGCCCAGCCGCGGCGCATCGAGATCCAGGCCGCGTGA
- a CDS encoding Hsp20/alpha crystallin family protein — MYRSLFPRDMFAEMDRLQREMQQALDLSPTIRGLGRNGFPALNVGGTPQTVEIYAFAPGVDPSSLEVNLERGLLSIAGTRSNTLPETDAKAAVHINERFEGSFRRVLTLPDDADPDAVQAKYRDGVLHITVQRRASSQPRRITVQ, encoded by the coding sequence ATGTACCGATCCTTGTTTCCGCGCGACATGTTCGCCGAGATGGATCGCCTGCAGCGCGAGATGCAGCAGGCCCTCGATCTGTCGCCCACCATCCGCGGCTTGGGCCGCAACGGCTTCCCTGCACTGAACGTCGGCGGCACACCGCAGACCGTGGAGATCTACGCGTTTGCGCCGGGTGTCGACCCGTCCAGCCTGGAAGTCAACCTGGAGCGCGGCCTGCTCAGCATCGCCGGCACGCGCAGCAACACGCTGCCCGAGACCGATGCCAAGGCGGCCGTTCACATCAACGAGCGCTTCGAGGGCAGCTTCCGCAGGGTGCTGACCTTGCCCGACGATGCCGACCCCGACGCCGTGCAGGCCAAGTACCGCGACGGCGTGCTGCACATCACCGTGCAGCGGCGCGCCTCGTCGCAGCCCCGGCGCATCACCGTTCAGTGA
- the glgB gene encoding 1,4-alpha-glucan branching protein GlgB produces MPVTQQLPEPEAQDAYLFREGTHSRLYDLMGCHLLKEGGARFAVWAPNAESVAVVGDWNHWSGDADPLVPSPDGTGIWLGHAPNAALGQTYKYRIRSRFGGYTVDKADPFAFCSEHPPATASRICELSYEWNDREWMATRAARNALDAPMSVYEVHLGSWRRRDGHFMGYREIAHELAEYVKHMGFTHVELMPVTEHPFYGSWGYQTTGYFAPTARFGSPQDFMYLVDHLHQNGIGVLLDWVPSHFPTDEHGLAFFDGTHLYEHADPRQGFHPEWNSSIFNYGRAEVRSFLVSSGLFWLDRYHLDGLRVDAVASMLYLDYARKHGEWIPNRHGGRENLEAIDFLQTLNRAVYREHPDAITVAEESTAWPRVSRPTDMDGLGFGEKWNMGWMHDVLSYMKEEPVNRKYHHHKMTFSLVYAFHENFVLPLSHDEVVHGKGSLLGKMPGDPWQQFANLRALFGFMWAHPGKKLLFMGGEFGQRREWTHDGELEWWVCDLEGHAGLQRLVSQLNRVYRGAPALYQQDFTPSGFEWVVADDAERSVFAFVRKARDGHPPLLVVSNLTPVPRTNYVLGVPQGGYWRELINTDAVEFGGSGWGNLGGVESAPVRSHGRMQSVCITLPPLSTLILEHRPS; encoded by the coding sequence GTGCCAGTGACTCAGCAGCTACCCGAGCCCGAGGCTCAAGACGCCTACCTGTTCCGCGAAGGAACGCACTCCCGCCTGTACGACCTGATGGGTTGCCACCTCTTGAAAGAGGGCGGCGCCCGCTTTGCGGTGTGGGCGCCGAATGCGGAGTCCGTTGCCGTGGTCGGCGACTGGAATCACTGGTCCGGCGATGCCGACCCGCTGGTGCCGTCCCCCGACGGCACGGGCATCTGGCTTGGCCATGCGCCGAACGCGGCCCTCGGCCAGACCTACAAGTACCGCATCCGCTCGCGGTTTGGCGGGTACACGGTCGACAAGGCCGACCCCTTCGCCTTCTGCTCCGAGCATCCGCCTGCCACGGCTTCACGCATCTGCGAGCTTTCGTATGAATGGAACGACCGCGAATGGATGGCCACGCGCGCCGCGCGCAATGCACTCGACGCGCCGATGTCGGTCTACGAGGTGCACCTTGGCTCCTGGCGGCGGCGCGATGGGCACTTCATGGGTTACCGGGAAATCGCCCATGAGCTTGCGGAGTACGTGAAGCACATGGGCTTCACGCACGTGGAGCTCATGCCGGTGACGGAGCATCCGTTCTACGGTTCCTGGGGTTACCAGACCACGGGCTACTTCGCGCCCACGGCGCGCTTCGGATCGCCGCAGGACTTCATGTACCTGGTCGACCACCTGCATCAGAACGGCATCGGCGTGCTGCTGGACTGGGTGCCTTCGCACTTTCCGACCGACGAGCACGGGCTCGCGTTCTTCGACGGCACGCACCTCTACGAGCACGCCGATCCGCGCCAGGGCTTTCACCCGGAATGGAATTCGAGCATCTTCAACTACGGCCGCGCGGAGGTGCGCAGCTTCCTGGTGTCGTCGGGGCTGTTCTGGCTCGACCGGTACCACCTGGACGGGCTACGGGTGGATGCGGTGGCGTCGATGCTCTACCTCGACTACGCGCGCAAGCACGGCGAGTGGATTCCCAACCGCCATGGCGGTCGCGAGAACCTCGAGGCGATCGACTTCTTGCAGACGCTGAACCGCGCCGTGTACCGCGAGCACCCTGATGCGATCACCGTGGCCGAGGAGTCGACCGCGTGGCCGCGCGTTTCGCGCCCCACCGACATGGACGGCCTGGGGTTTGGCGAGAAATGGAACATGGGCTGGATGCATGACGTGCTCTCCTACATGAAGGAAGAGCCCGTCAACCGCAAGTACCACCATCACAAGATGACGTTCTCGCTGGTGTATGCGTTCCACGAGAACTTCGTGCTTCCGCTCTCGCACGACGAGGTGGTGCACGGCAAGGGCTCCCTGCTCGGCAAGATGCCGGGCGACCCCTGGCAGCAGTTTGCCAACCTCCGCGCGCTGTTCGGCTTCATGTGGGCGCACCCGGGCAAGAAGCTGCTGTTCATGGGCGGCGAGTTCGGCCAGCGCCGTGAATGGACGCACGACGGCGAACTCGAATGGTGGGTGTGCGACCTCGAAGGGCACGCGGGCCTGCAGCGGCTGGTGTCGCAGCTCAACCGGGTGTACCGCGGTGCCCCCGCGCTCTACCAGCAGGACTTCACCCCGTCGGGCTTCGAGTGGGTGGTGGCAGACGACGCCGAGCGCAGCGTGTTCGCGTTCGTACGCAAGGCTCGCGACGGCCATCCGCCGCTGCTGGTGGTCAGCAACCTGACGCCGGTGCCGCGCACCAACTATGTGCTGGGCGTGCCGCAAGGCGGCTACTGGCGCGAACTCATCAATACAGATGCAGTGGAGTTCGGCGGTTCGGGCTGGGGCAACCTGGGCGGTGTCGAGTCCGCACCGGTGCGCTCGCATGGCCGCATGCAGTCGGTGTGCATCACCTTGCCGCCGCTTTCCACGCTGATTCTCGAGCACCGGCCATCATGA
- a CDS encoding alpha-1,4-glucan--maltose-1-phosphate maltosyltransferase: MKKLFATPQTPAASRMPEMSDGNRRAVVDAVLPAVDNGRFPVKCIVGEMVHVKAHCFTDGHDVLRVVLCWRPHDKTEFREVPMKPLVNDVWEAAFSPPALGRYFYTVVAWVDPFESWRSEMARRVDAEDVRIASQVGALEVAAAAERAEGADRQALARWATELDAVAAHPATEVSTLKALALDEELAMLARRHPDRRHQVRYSVELPLEAERERARFSTWYELFPRSASPTPGVHGTFKDVEARLPAIAAMGFDVLYFPPIHPIGRVQRKGPNNALASGPEDVGSPWAIGAAEGGHKSILPALGTAEDFRHLYAQARAHGLEIALDIAFQCAPDHPYVKSHPDWFRWRPDGSVQYAENPPKKYQDIYPFNFESEDWRGLWVELRSVIEHWIGEGVCIFRVDNPHTKAFSFWEWVIGEIRREHPEVIFLAEAFTRPKVMHRLAKLGFSQSYTYFTWRNTKQELTEYFTELSTAPGVDYFRPNVWPNTPDILHEQLQGGEPSVYMARLVLAATLSANYGIYGPAFELREHLPRSPGSEEYLDSEKYQLRHWNHEDPGSLAPFIARVNRIRRENPALQWDRSLRFLEIDNDQLLAYAKVSEGGDNVIVTVVNLDPHNVQSGWLQFDPQSAGIDSSRAFQMHDLLSGQRFTWQGGWHYIRLDPHSVPAHIFVVRRRHGDERDFDYFL; this comes from the coding sequence ATGAAAAAACTGTTCGCAACCCCGCAGACGCCCGCAGCTTCGAGAATGCCCGAGATGAGCGACGGCAACCGCCGCGCCGTGGTCGACGCCGTCTTGCCGGCGGTGGACAACGGCCGCTTCCCGGTGAAATGCATCGTGGGCGAAATGGTGCACGTGAAGGCGCATTGCTTTACCGACGGCCACGACGTGCTGCGAGTGGTGCTGTGCTGGCGGCCGCACGACAAGACCGAATTCCGCGAAGTGCCGATGAAGCCGCTCGTCAACGACGTGTGGGAGGCCGCCTTTTCGCCACCCGCGCTCGGGCGCTACTTCTATACCGTGGTTGCATGGGTCGATCCTTTCGAATCGTGGCGCAGTGAAATGGCACGCCGCGTGGACGCCGAAGACGTGCGCATCGCATCGCAGGTGGGCGCGCTCGAGGTGGCCGCTGCCGCCGAGCGGGCCGAAGGCGCGGACCGGCAGGCGCTCGCGCGCTGGGCCACCGAGCTCGATGCCGTGGCCGCTCATCCGGCCACGGAGGTGTCGACGCTCAAGGCGCTTGCGCTGGACGAAGAGCTGGCCATGCTCGCCCGCCGCCATCCCGACCGCCGGCACCAGGTGCGCTATTCGGTCGAGCTGCCGCTGGAGGCCGAGCGCGAGCGCGCCCGCTTCAGCACGTGGTACGAGCTGTTCCCGCGCTCGGCGAGTCCGACGCCAGGCGTGCACGGCACCTTCAAGGACGTGGAGGCGCGCCTGCCGGCGATTGCCGCCATGGGTTTCGACGTGCTCTACTTTCCGCCGATCCATCCCATCGGCCGCGTGCAGCGCAAGGGCCCCAACAACGCACTGGCCAGCGGTCCCGAAGACGTGGGCAGTCCCTGGGCCATCGGCGCGGCGGAAGGAGGGCACAAGTCCATTCTTCCGGCCCTCGGCACGGCGGAGGATTTTCGCCACCTGTATGCGCAAGCCAGGGCGCACGGCCTCGAGATTGCGCTGGACATCGCGTTCCAGTGCGCCCCTGACCACCCCTACGTGAAATCGCACCCCGACTGGTTCCGGTGGCGCCCCGACGGCAGCGTGCAATACGCGGAGAACCCGCCCAAGAAGTACCAGGACATCTATCCCTTCAACTTCGAGAGCGAAGACTGGCGCGGCCTGTGGGTGGAACTGCGCAGCGTGATCGAGCACTGGATCGGCGAGGGCGTGTGCATCTTCCGCGTGGACAACCCGCACACGAAGGCCTTTTCGTTCTGGGAGTGGGTCATAGGAGAAATTCGGCGCGAGCACCCGGAGGTGATCTTCCTGGCCGAGGCGTTCACGCGGCCCAAGGTGATGCACCGGCTGGCAAAGCTGGGCTTCTCGCAGTCGTACACCTACTTCACCTGGCGCAACACCAAGCAGGAGCTCACCGAATATTTCACCGAGCTTTCGACTGCGCCGGGCGTCGACTACTTCAGGCCCAACGTGTGGCCGAACACGCCCGACATCCTGCATGAGCAATTGCAGGGCGGAGAGCCTTCGGTGTACATGGCGCGGCTGGTGCTGGCCGCCACGCTGTCGGCCAACTACGGCATCTACGGGCCGGCTTTCGAATTGCGCGAGCACCTGCCGCGCTCGCCCGGCAGCGAGGAATACCTCGATTCCGAGAAATACCAGCTGCGGCACTGGAACCACGAGGACCCCGGCAGCCTGGCGCCCTTCATCGCCCGCGTGAACCGAATCCGCCGCGAGAACCCGGCGCTGCAATGGGACCGGAGCCTGCGCTTTCTGGAAATCGACAACGACCAACTGCTGGCCTATGCCAAGGTGTCCGAGGGCGGCGACAACGTGATCGTGACCGTGGTGAACCTGGACCCGCACAACGTGCAGTCGGGCTGGCTCCAGTTCGATCCGCAGAGCGCCGGCATCGACAGTTCGCGCGCATTCCAGATGCACGACCTGCTGAGTGGACAGAGGTTTACGTGGCAGGGCGGATGGCATTACATCCGGCTCGATCCGCACAGCGTGCCCGCGCACATCTTCGTGGTCCGGCGGCGCCATGGCGACGAGCGCGACTTCGACTACTTCCTGTGA
- the treS gene encoding maltose alpha-D-glucosyltransferase, with the protein MNAPVSHIALETVEIDISDDPLWYRDAVIYQLNVKAFFDSNNDGIGDFKGVTAKLDYVKELGVNTIWLMPFYPSPLRDDGYDISAYEDVNPQYGTLDDFREMLEAAHERGLRVITELVINHTSSDHPWFQAARRAPAGSPERDFYVWSDTDQLYQGTRIIFTDTETSNWAWDPVAKAYYWHRFFSHQPDLNFDNPAVLEAIFKVMRFWLDMGVDGFRLDAIPYLVERDGTSNENLPETHAVIKKLRAAIDAQYKNRFLLAEANMWPEDVREYFGDGDECHMAYHFPLMPRMYMAIAQEDRHPIVEIMQQTPDIPEGCQWAIFLRNHDELTLEMVTSKERDYMYTMYAADLRARINLGIRRRLAPLMENDIDRVKLMNGMLLSMPGSPIIYYGDEIGMGDNVFVGDRNGVRTPMQWSPDRNAGFSRADPQRLYLQPIMDPMFGYEALNVEAQARDSSSLLNWTKRMLAVRKTSHAFGRGKRRFLKPGNRKILAYLSEYGDDIILTVFNLSRAAQPVELDLSAFKGRVPIEMLGRAPFPPIGELPYLLTLASYGFYWFRLTSDAEMPSWHQEGVALQEWPTLVLFDGWTSFFRDRVMPWRIGMSERMRAQFEQEVLPRHIEIQRWYASKGTTIERARLADHAVWESGSLSWMLPLLELDGPQGGATYFMPLALAWEERDEERMAGVAQAAVAKVRQQAQVGLMGDAFYDEAFCRALLQAIRSGMDLETAHGRLRFRPTAAFAAVKADIDSLPVGRPSGVSSNTVVTVNETLFLKGYRHLREGLNPELEMGRFLTDVAHFPHCVPVLGALEYTANDGRTMTLAMVQSYVSNQGDGWEHTLGYLERFLRDFATTNGALPDPLAAHGGFLALMATLGRRTAELHRALAMRTGAAAFEPEPLLAEDIARYAAQARADVATTLSLLRDRLGQLPGPAQIDGQALLTMEDALQASIAARKPQTQGGIKSRYHGDFHLGQVLVRDNDFVIIDFEGEPARSFDERRAKGSPLRDVAGMLRSFNYARWSALRRVAQSVEEAAYLAPPAAAWEQATRQAFMDGYSQAAGGDGSAHIDTELLALFELEKALYELRYELNNRADWAQVPLNGVLALLQAERPG; encoded by the coding sequence ATGAATGCACCTGTCTCCCACATTGCGCTTGAAACGGTCGAGATCGACATCAGCGACGACCCGCTGTGGTACCGGGACGCGGTGATCTACCAGCTCAACGTCAAGGCCTTCTTCGACTCCAACAACGACGGCATCGGCGACTTCAAGGGCGTGACGGCCAAGCTCGACTACGTGAAGGAGCTGGGCGTCAACACCATCTGGCTGATGCCGTTCTATCCCTCGCCGCTGCGCGACGACGGCTACGACATTTCGGCCTACGAAGACGTGAACCCGCAGTACGGCACGCTGGACGACTTCCGCGAGATGCTCGAAGCCGCGCACGAACGCGGGCTGCGGGTGATTACCGAACTGGTCATCAACCACACTTCGAGCGACCATCCGTGGTTTCAGGCCGCGCGCCGCGCGCCGGCCGGTTCGCCCGAGCGCGACTTCTACGTGTGGAGCGACACCGACCAGCTCTATCAGGGCACGCGCATCATCTTCACGGATACCGAAACATCGAACTGGGCGTGGGACCCGGTGGCCAAGGCCTATTACTGGCACCGCTTCTTCAGCCACCAGCCCGACCTGAACTTCGACAACCCGGCCGTGCTGGAGGCCATCTTCAAGGTGATGCGCTTCTGGCTGGACATGGGGGTGGACGGCTTCCGGCTCGACGCCATTCCCTACCTGGTCGAGCGCGACGGCACCAGCAACGAGAACCTGCCCGAGACGCATGCGGTGATCAAGAAGCTGCGCGCCGCCATAGACGCGCAGTACAAGAACCGCTTTCTGCTGGCGGAGGCCAACATGTGGCCGGAAGACGTGCGCGAGTATTTCGGCGACGGCGACGAATGCCACATGGCGTACCACTTTCCGCTGATGCCGCGCATGTACATGGCCATTGCGCAGGAAGACCGGCATCCCATCGTCGAGATCATGCAGCAGACGCCGGACATTCCGGAGGGCTGCCAGTGGGCGATCTTTTTGCGCAACCACGACGAGCTCACGCTCGAGATGGTGACCAGCAAGGAGCGCGACTACATGTACACCATGTATGCCGCCGACCTGCGCGCACGCATCAACCTGGGCATTCGCAGGCGGCTGGCGCCGCTGATGGAAAACGACATCGACCGCGTGAAGCTCATGAACGGCATGCTGCTGTCGATGCCGGGGTCGCCGATCATCTACTACGGCGACGAAATCGGCATGGGCGACAACGTGTTCGTGGGCGACCGCAACGGCGTGCGCACGCCCATGCAGTGGAGCCCCGACCGCAACGCCGGCTTTTCGCGCGCCGACCCGCAGCGCCTGTACCTGCAGCCCATCATGGACCCGATGTTCGGCTACGAGGCGCTCAACGTGGAGGCGCAGGCGCGCGACAGCAGCTCGCTGCTCAACTGGACGAAGCGCATGCTGGCCGTGCGCAAGACCAGCCATGCCTTCGGGCGCGGCAAGCGGCGCTTCCTGAAGCCGGGCAACCGAAAGATCCTCGCCTACCTGAGCGAGTACGGCGACGACATCATCTTGACGGTGTTCAACCTCTCGCGCGCCGCGCAGCCGGTGGAACTCGACCTTTCGGCTTTCAAGGGCCGCGTGCCCATCGAGATGCTGGGCCGCGCGCCGTTTCCTCCCATCGGCGAGCTGCCGTACCTGCTCACGCTGGCCTCGTATGGGTTCTACTGGTTCAGGCTCACGTCCGACGCCGAGATGCCCAGCTGGCACCAGGAAGGCGTGGCGCTGCAGGAATGGCCCACGCTGGTGCTGTTCGACGGCTGGACCAGCTTCTTCCGCGACCGGGTGATGCCGTGGCGCATCGGCATGTCCGAGCGCATGCGCGCGCAGTTCGAGCAGGAGGTGCTGCCGCGGCATATCGAGATCCAGCGGTGGTACGCATCGAAGGGAACCACCATCGAGCGTGCGCGGCTGGCGGACCACGCGGTGTGGGAGTCCGGCTCGTTGAGCTGGATGCTGCCGCTGCTCGAGCTGGACGGTCCGCAAGGCGGCGCCACCTATTTCATGCCCCTGGCCCTGGCCTGGGAAGAGCGCGACGAAGAGCGCATGGCCGGCGTGGCACAGGCCGCGGTGGCCAAGGTGCGGCAGCAGGCGCAAGTGGGCCTGATGGGCGACGCCTTCTACGACGAGGCTTTTTGCCGTGCGCTGCTGCAGGCCATCCGCAGCGGCATGGACCTGGAAACCGCACATGGACGGCTGAGGTTCCGTCCCACGGCGGCGTTTGCCGCCGTCAAGGCCGACATCGACAGCCTGCCTGTCGGGCGGCCGAGCGGCGTGAGCAGCAACACGGTGGTCACGGTGAACGAAACCCTGTTTCTCAAGGGCTACCGGCATCTGCGCGAAGGCCTGAACCCCGAACTGGAGATGGGCCGCTTCCTGACGGACGTGGCGCACTTCCCGCACTGCGTTCCGGTACTGGGCGCGCTTGAATACACCGCCAACGACGGCCGCACCATGACGCTGGCCATGGTGCAGTCGTATGTGTCGAACCAGGGCGACGGGTGGGAGCACACGCTGGGCTACCTGGAGCGGTTCCTGCGCGACTTTGCCACTACCAACGGCGCGCTGCCCGACCCGCTGGCCGCGCACGGCGGCTTTCTCGCGCTCATGGCCACGCTGGGGCGGCGCACCGCCGAGCTGCACAGGGCCCTGGCAATGCGCACGGGCGCCGCGGCCTTCGAGCCCGAGCCGCTGCTGGCCGAGGACATCGCCCGCTATGCAGCGCAGGCCAGGGCCGACGTTGCCACGACGCTCTCGCTCCTGCGCGACAGGCTGGGCCAACTGCCCGGGCCGGCGCAGATCGACGGCCAGGCGCTGCTCACCATGGAAGACGCGCTGCAGGCTTCGATCGCGGCGCGCAAGCCGCAAACGCAGGGCGGCATCAAGAGCCGCTACCACGGCGACTTCCACCTGGGCCAGGTGCTGGTGCGGGACAACGATTTCGTCATCATCGATTTCGAGGGCGAACCGGCCCGCAGCTTCGACGAGCGCCGGGCCAAGGGATCGCCGCTGCGCGACGTGGCGGGCATGCTGCGCTCGTTCAACTATGCGCGATGGTCGGCCCTGCGGCGCGTGGCGCAGAGCGTGGAAGAAGCCGCCTACCTGGCGCCGCCCGCCGCGGCATGGGAGCAGGCCACGCGCCAGGCCTTCATGGACGGCTACTCGCAGGCAGCCGGCGGCGACGGCAGTGCGCACATCGACACCGAGCTGCTCGCGCTGTTCGAACTCGAAAAGGCGCTGTACGAGTTGCGCTACGAGCTCAACAACCGCGCCGACTGGGCCCAGGTGCCGCTGAACGGCGTGCTGGCGCTCCTGCAGGCAGAGCGGCCCGGTTGA